A region of Shewanella psychromarinicola DNA encodes the following proteins:
- a CDS encoding NADH:flavin oxidoreductase, with protein MNSDKNTSVNKLFEPFITKSLSLKNKTVMAPMTRAFSPNYIPNDEVAAYYRRRAEGDVGLIITEGTFISHKGANGYENVPAIYGDQALAGWKHVVDEVHAAGGKIAPQLWHVGSVRKVGIGPDKEAPAYSPSGLYKPGAKNGVAMTQYDINEVVASFAQAALDAKNIGFDAIEVHGAHGYLVDQFFWEGTNQREDHYGGSLENRTRFGVEIVKAIRAAVGDDLTIIFRFSQWKQQDYSAKLCQTPAELCTFLGLLSDAGVDVFHASTRRFWIAEFEGSDLGLAGWTKKLTNKPVITVGNVGLDADFIGEGNADLSGTSNPTGIDELLVRLNNDEFDLVGIGRALLVDPQWVNKIKNHAINEIKPFNKKSLMSLS; from the coding sequence ATGAATAGCGATAAAAACACCAGTGTTAATAAATTATTTGAACCCTTTATCACTAAATCGTTGTCATTAAAAAATAAAACCGTAATGGCACCGATGACGCGGGCATTTTCGCCAAATTATATCCCCAATGATGAGGTTGCGGCCTATTACCGTCGACGCGCTGAAGGTGATGTTGGATTAATTATCACTGAAGGGACCTTTATTTCCCATAAAGGTGCTAATGGTTACGAGAATGTGCCTGCTATTTATGGTGACCAAGCCTTAGCGGGTTGGAAACATGTTGTTGATGAAGTGCATGCAGCCGGTGGCAAAATTGCACCACAACTTTGGCATGTGGGTTCAGTGAGGAAAGTCGGCATCGGCCCAGACAAAGAAGCGCCAGCGTATAGCCCTTCAGGTTTGTACAAGCCTGGTGCTAAAAATGGTGTCGCGATGACGCAATACGATATTAATGAGGTTGTCGCTTCATTTGCCCAAGCTGCACTTGATGCCAAAAATATTGGTTTTGACGCCATTGAAGTTCACGGCGCCCATGGTTATTTGGTCGATCAGTTTTTTTGGGAAGGGACAAATCAACGAGAAGATCACTATGGTGGCTCGTTAGAGAATCGTACCCGCTTTGGGGTTGAAATTGTCAAAGCAATCCGCGCAGCCGTGGGTGACGACTTAACCATTATCTTCCGTTTTTCACAGTGGAAACAACAAGATTACAGCGCCAAGCTTTGTCAAACACCTGCAGAGTTATGTACTTTCTTAGGCTTATTAAGTGATGCTGGCGTTGACGTTTTTCACGCCAGCACGCGTCGTTTTTGGATAGCCGAATTTGAAGGTTCTGACCTTGGTCTTGCCGGTTGGACTAAAAAACTCACCAACAAGCCGGTGATCACTGTCGGTAATGTGGGCTTAGATGCTGATTTTATTGGAGAGGGTAATGCTGATTTATCAGGCACGTCGAATCCTACCGGTATTGACGAGTTATTAGTCCGTTTAAACAATGACGAATTTGATTTAGTGGGTATTGGCCGTGCGTTATTAGTTGATCCGCAGTGGGTTAATAAAATTAAGAACCATGCCATTAATGAGATCAAACCTTTTAATAAAAAGTCATTAATGTCTCTTAGTTAG